In one window of Posidoniimonas corsicana DNA:
- a CDS encoding integrase core domain-containing protein, with translation MPIRYLVRDQDFKFSKRFDRAFSDAGVAVEPTAPRAPNQNAFVERWIQSGKYECLNRFIAFGMNYLDHLVSEFVDYYHELRPHQRKDNKPLLGAGRMPTTLRAAKTKWSAESGSVGS, from the coding sequence TTGCCGATTCGCTACCTTGTTCGCGATCAGGACTTCAAATTCAGCAAGCGGTTTGATCGGGCTTTCTCAGACGCGGGCGTTGCCGTTGAGCCAACGGCTCCTCGTGCTCCAAATCAGAATGCCTTTGTGGAGCGTTGGATTCAGAGCGGCAAGTATGAATGCCTGAACCGCTTCATCGCCTTCGGCATGAATTACCTCGACCATCTTGTTTCTGAATTCGTGGACTATTATCACGAACTGCGCCCTCATCAGCGGAAGGACAACAAGCCGCTTCTGGGGGCTGGTCGGATGCCGACGACTCTCCGAGCAGCGAAGACGAAGTGGTCTGCCGAGAGCGGCTCGGTGGGGTCTTGA